The DNA sequence CAGATCTCAAGCTCAAGATGATCGCCGAGTTCGAGAAGATCAAGGCTGGCTATTGAACGACAAGACAGAAAGAACCGACGTCGTCATCGTCGGCGCCGGCTTCACCGGGCTGTCGGCGGCGCTCGAGCTGAAGAGGGCCGGCGTCGGCTTGCTGCTGCTCGAGGCACGCGACCGCGTCGGTGGGCGGGTCGAGGCTATGTGGAACGGGCTTGGCGAGCGCATCGACAGCGGCGGCCAGTTCCTGTGCGAGGACATGCCGCAGCTGATGGAACTGGCCCAGGCTCGCGGCAAGACCTTCGTCGAGACTTATGTCGAGGGCGATTTCATCACTTGCCCGTCAATGTCGGTCGGCCGGGCCGAACGGACCTATCACGCCTCGATGGCGATCCGCGAACGCATGAACAGCATCGAGCCCAACGATCCCGCCATTGCGGGATTGACCGTTGCCGAGTGGCTGGAGCGGCAGGATGACGTGGGCGAGGTCAAGGCGGCCTTCCGGTCGATGATCGAGGGCCTGTGGTGCCTGGCATTGGAGAGGGTGCCGCTCTGGTATCTGATCGACAATGACCGGCGTATCACCAATGAGGTGCCGGAGCTGCAATATTCCCTGCGCGAGACCATGCAGTCGTTGGCCGATGATCTGGCGGAGGACCTCGGCGGCCGGGTGAGGCTCGGTGAACCTGTCACCCGCATCGAATACGGTCCGCCAGGGGTTCGTGTCGTCTCGAGCAATAGCGTGATCGAAGCGCGAGAAGTTCTGGTCGCCGTGCCGCCGGCGACAGCCGCGAAGCTCGATTTTACGCCCGCCTTGCCGGCAGCCCTGGAAGCGGCGCTCGGCGCCTGGGAAAGCGGCGCGGTGATCAAGGTCCTGGTGCGCTATCCCAAGCCGTTCTGGCGCGAGCGGGATTTGAGCGGGATGGTGATGTGGCGCGATCTGCCGGGGCTGTTTGCCTGCGACGCCAGCAGGGATCCCGATCATGCGGCGCTTGTCGTCTTCGTTGGCGGACCGCTGGCGCTGCGCTGGCACGAACTCGGCGAGTCGGATCTGCGGACGCAGGTGACGACGGAGCTTGTGGAGGCGCTCGGTCCGGAGGCGGCGGATGTTCTCGATTTCAACCGCCGTGACTGGACGCATGATCGCTGGAGCGGCGGTGCCTATAGCGACCTGATCGTCGATGTGTCGGCGAGGGGTGCCGAGGCCACCATTCTTGCCGGCGCACCGCCGGTGCATTTCGCGTCGTCGGAATTGGCGCCGTCATTCCCGGGCTATGTCGAGGGCGCGATCGTGGCCGGGCGTATCGCGGCGCGCAGGATCATCGCCGGAGTTCAGTCGGCCATCGCGACCAACGCTTCCGGATCATAGGCGAGGCGGATCGAGGTGCCGACTGGAATGTCATCGGCGCCGAAATCGTTGGTCTCGGTCACCGAGAGCGGCTTCTCCAGGCCAGGGATTTCGACGATCAGATGGGTGATCTCGCCGAAATAGTGGCGTTCCACCACCTTGCCGGCGACCTCGAACTTGGCTGTCGCGTTGTCCCACAGCACGCGCAGGCGCTCCGGTCGGATGCCGAGCGTCGCGCCGCCGCCATTGCGCACGAAAGCCTTCGGCTTGTCGGTCTTGATACGGCCGAAACCCAGCGTGTCGACGATCAGCGAGGCGCCGTTCTCCTCGACGATCTCGGCCTTGACGAAATTCATGCCGCCAAGGAAGTCGGCGACCTGGCGGTTTACCGGGCGCTGGTAGATTTCCTTCGGGGAGGCGACCTGCGCGATCTTGCCGCCGAACATCACGGCGATGCGATCGGACATTGCGAGCGCTTCATACTGATCGTGGGTGACCAGGACGAAGGTAATGCCGACGGCCTGCTGCAGGCGGCGCAGTTCGACCTGCATCTGCTCGCGCAGCTTCTTGTCGAGCGCCGACAGCGGCTCGTCGAGCAAAAGCACCTTAGGTCGCATCACCAGGGCGCGGGCGAGCGCGACGCGCTGCCGCTGGCCGCCGGAAAGCTCCGTGGCAAGCCGCTTGCCGAGGCCGGTGAGCGAGACCTGCGCCAGCGCCTCCTCGACCCGGCGCTTCTCTTCGTCACCCTGCAGCTTCAACCGCTTCAGCCCGTAGGCGACGTTCTGCTCGACATTGAGGTGCGGGAAGATCGCGTAGCTCTGGAACACCATGTTGGTCGGCCGGCGGTTAGCCGGTATGCCTTCCATGGGCTGGCCGCCAACCGCGATCGAACCGCTGGTCGGATTGTCGAAGCCGGCGATCATGCGCAAAAGCGTGGTCTTGCCGCAGCCCGACGGGCCGAGCAGCGAGAAGAACTCGCCTTCCCTGATGGTCAGGGAGGCGTCGTCCAGCGCCTTGAACGCCCCATAGCTGCGGGTGACATTGCGGATCTCGATCATCGATCTTTCGGATTGGATCCTGTCCGCGTGAGGGCGCTCGATCCGCGGCTGCTCAGGCATAGAGGCCTCCCTCGTTCTGGGTGCGTCTGGCCGCGCGGCGACGCAAGATTTCAGCAATTGTCATCAACAGGAAAGAGGCAACCAAAAGCAGCGTGCCCAGCGCCAGCACACCAGGCAGTTTCGAGGCGAAACGCAACTGGCCCCAGATGTAGATCGGCAGCGTCGCCTCGGTGCCGGTGAGGAAGAAGGCGATGATGAATTCGTCCAGCGAGATGGTGAAGCAGACCAGCAGGCTGGAAATGATCGCCGGCGCCACCATCGGCAGCGTCACGCGCCGGAAAGTGCCGAAGGCGCTTTCGCCGAGATCGGCGGAGGCTTCCTCGAGGCTGCGGTCGAAACCCTCGAAGCCGGAAGTCAGCACCGTCATCGAATAGGGAATGCAGACCAGGACGTGGCCGAGCACGACGGTGAACAGCGAAAGACTGAGGCCCAACTGCAGCATCACCAGCAGCATCGAGATGGCGACGATCACTTCGGGCAGCACAAGCGGGGCCATGATCAGACCGTTGATGGCGCGGCGGCCGGGATAGCGGTAGCGGGTGATCGAGCGCGCGGCGAGGATGCCGAGTACGGTGGAGAGGATGGCTGCCGAGACGCCGACGATCAGGCTGTTCCAGGCGGCATCGAGCAGCGCCGGCGTGCGCGGCAGGTCTTCGTACCATTGCAGGGTGAAGCCGGTCAGCGGGAATTTCGGCGTCGCCGCCGTGTTGACCGAGAAGATCGGCAGGAAGATGACGGGCAGATAGAGGAAGACGATATAGAGGAACGCATAGGCCGACAGCCAGCCGCCCGGCAGGAAGCGCCGCGCCTTCATCGCGCCATCCTTTGCAAGCCGCGGATGATCAGCACCGTGGCGCCGGCCATCAGAGAGACGATCAGCATGGTGGTGACGGAAAGTGCGGCACCGAGCGGCCAGTTGGCGGCTTTGCCGAACTGCGCTTGGATGGCATTGGCGATCATGACGCCATCCTTGCCGCCGACGAGCTTTGGCGTGACATAGTCGCCGACAGTCGGGATCATGACGATCAGCGCCGCGGAAATGATGCCTGGCGCCGACAGCGGCAAGGTCACGCGCAGGAACGACCGGAAGGGTCCATCGCCAAGGTCGGTGGCCGCTTCGACCAGCGTGCGGTCGACCTTCTCCAGGGACACGAAAATCGGCAGGATGGCGAAGGCCGCCCAGGCATGGGTGAGCGTGATGATGACGGCGCTCGAATTGTAGAGCAGGGCGGTCGACGGTTCGTCGATGATGCCCAGACCCATCAGGCCGGAATTCAAGACGCCGTTATAGCCCAGGATGACCTTCCACGACATCACGCGCAAGAGATAGCTGGTCCAGAACGGGATGGTTATGAGGAACAGCCACAGGCTCTTGTGACGGCCGCCATGGAAGGAAATGAAATAGGCGATCGGGTAGGCGAGGACGACGGTGAACAGGCTGACCGTCAGCGAGATGTAGAGCGAGCGCCACAACAGATCGCGGTAGATCGGCTCGGTCAGTGCGACGCGATAGTTTTCCAGCGTGAAGGTGCGGTCGATGGTCAGGTAGTGCTGCGTCCAGAAGGAATGGGCGATGACCACCAGGATCGGCAGGACCAGAAGGATGAGAGCGTAGAGAAAGGTCGGGCTGATCAGGGCAAAGCCTTGTACAGGCTCGGATTGCAGAAGGGCATTTCGTCTGGCCCGCGTCAGGCCCAACGGGGGCGACCCTTCCGCAGCCACCGTCATTGCCAGACTCCGGGGGGACGGGCTCCGGGTGTGATCTCGATTGCTGGCCTGGACTGTCCCGCCATACGGCATCCCATTGGGCTGGCGCCGGCTATTGTTCCCCTTGCCGGCTTTCTTTCATCATGCGCGCATCCGCCGATTGAAATCAAGCGCTAATTCTGCAATATTGATTGAACGGACATTCAAAATCGTGTGAGCAGGGCGGCGATTTCGGCCATGGCGAACCGGATTGATGCCCGAAAAATTCGGGGATGATGTGGAGGCGATGATGGCGACGGTGAGGGATCTGAAGGCACGCGAAACGGCTGGCCCTGGCGACGATGCGGTCGGGCTGGCCAAGCGTCATCTCATCCAGCCCTGGCCCTACGCCGGTTCCGTCGGTTCGGAGGCGCGCGCGCTGATCGGCGAGGGCGATGGCGTCTACATTACCGACAGCACCGGCAAGCGGCTGATCGACGGCCCGGCCGGCATGTGGTGCGTCAATGTCGGGCATCGCCGCGAGGAACTCGCCAGGGTGATGTACGACCAGGCGATGGCGCTGTCCTACAACACGCCCTGGTACACGATGAACGCGCCGTCGGCGGAGCTTGCCAAGCGCATCGCCGGCCATGCCCCAGGCGACCTCAGCCACGTCTTCTACACCACGGGCGGTTCCTCGGCGGTCGAGACGGCGCTGCGCTTCATGCAGTTTTACAACAATGTGCGCGGCCGGCCGGAAAAGAAGCTGATCCTGAGCCGTGGCGGCGCCTATCATGGCTCAACCTATCTCTCGGCCTCGCTCAATGGCCGCCCGCGCGACCGCGACTGGATGGATGGCGCCGACGAACTGGTGGTCAAGCTCGCCTCCCCCGACCCGTTCCGCCGGCCGAAAGGCATGAGCATCGCCGCTTTCACCGATTTCCTTGTCGACCAGTTCCGCGATACGGTCGCGCGTGTCGGCGCCGACAGAATAGGCGCGTTCGTCGGCGAACCCATACAGGCGTCCGGCGGCGTCATCATTCCGCCGGACGGCTACCTCAGGCGCATCCGCGAGATCTGCCGCGACAAGGATATTCTTTATATCTCCGACGAGGTGGTGACGGGCTTCGGACGTCTGGGCCATGTCTTTGCCTCGGGCGACGTGTTCGGCATCGACCCCGACATGATCACTTTCGCGAAGGGCGTCACCTCGGGTTATTTCCCGCTTGGCGGCGTCATCATCTCGGAGCGGCTGCTGGAGGAATTACGCCGTTCCAACCATCCCGACGCGATGTTCGGCCATGGCCTGACCTACACCAGCCATCCGGTCGGCTGTGCCGTGGCGTTGAAGAATCTCGACCTGCTGGAAGAGAGCGTGCTTGCTCACACGCAGGCGGTCGCGCCCTATTTCCAGGCGCAATTGAAGACGCTGGAAGAGCTGCCGCTGGTCGGCGAAGTGCGCGGCGTCGGGCTGATGGGCTGTGTCGAATGCGTCGCCGATCGCGAAAGCAAGGATCCGCTGCAGCTCGACAAGGATGTCGGCAAACGCATCGACGCCCACTGCCACGAGCTTGGCCTGCTGGTGCGGCCGCTGATCAACATGTGCGTTATGTCGCCGCCGCTCGTCATCACGCGCGAGCAGATCGACGACATGGTCGGCATCCTGCGCGAGGGTATTTCACGCACGATGGAAGATCTCAGGAAAGAGGGTGTGTGGCAGGGGTGAGTTTCTTCCTTCTCCCCGTTTTCACGGGGAGAAGGTGCCCGAAGGGCGGATGAGGGGCAGCGCTGACGGGGACAGGGGCGCTGTCATCGGGACTTGGCCAATCAGCAGGTTGTCATGCCCGGCTCCGCAGCGCGTCGTTCAAATTCCACATGTCCTTTTCTTCCGGCGCTGTTTCCAGGCCCAGCACCGGAACCTGCTTGCGCAGGTGGTCGTGGTGGGTGCGGACGCCATATTCGAGGTCGGAGAGATAAAAGCCCCCGAAAGCCTCGGACAGCATGGATTCGTTCGACCAGACCGAGAGCTGCACATCTTCCGACATGGTGTCGCGATCGATGCGGAAGGAGAGGTAGCGGGCGGCGGCCTGCTCTCGGCTCTCGTCGCGATAGCGATAGATGGCGCCGCGCAGCAGCGTCTCACCCGTCGACAGCGGGAACTCCTGATAGAACTGCACCGATTCCGGCATCACCGACAGAACGGCGTTGGGGAAGATACCGTAATAGACCCAGGCCTTCCTGAGATGGTCCGGCAGATGCGTCGGCTCCGGCGCGATCTTGACGTAGTTCTTCACGCTCCAGCGGCGGCCGGCATGCGGGTTGTAGGTGGCGAAGGAGCGTGAGACGCCATTGACGAAGGGCTCGTCGAAATAGGTGGCGCCATAGAGATCCTGCAAGGCCGGATGCGCCATGGCGACATGATAGCCTTCATTGTCGACGTCGCGCACCGACTTCCAGTTGACCGGCGTCTTCTGGGTCCAGATGCCCCAGGAAGGCACCATGTCGGCGGCCTTGTAATGCGCGAATTCGGGCTCGATCGGCCTCAGCAGCTCGGCGACGGAGGGTTGTGGCCCGCCATTGCGGAAGCGGATGAAGATGAAGCCCATCCAGATTTCGAGGTCGAGCGGCATCAGGCCGAACTCGGTCTTGTCGAGGTCGGGGAAGGAGCGCGGGCGGGCGGCACCGCGCAGCGTGCCGTCGAGATTGTAGACCCAGCCGTGGAACGGACAGACCAGCGCGTTCTTGCAATTGCCCTGGCTGTCGGCCACGACGCGGCTGCCGCGGTGGCGGCACATGTTGTTGAAACCGCGCACCACGCCGTCCTTGCCGCGCACGATCAGGGCGCGTTCGCCAATGACATCCATGGTGAGGTAGTCGCCGGCGTCCGGGATGTCGCAGACATGCCCGACGATCTGCCAATGATTGCGGAACACATGCTCTTTCTCCAGTTCGAGAAGGGCGTCGGAATGGTAGCTCCAGCCCGGCAGTCCCCGCCGGTCCCAATCGTTCGGGATTGCCACGTCACGGAGGTGCGGGTTCATAAAACGTCTCTTCTTTTATTGAATATGCATTCAATATAATCATATTTTGCATTGAAATGCAATGGCTTGTGGAAATGTGACTGTTCCGCAGCGAAAATGTCGGCGCTGGTTCCATGGGAATCCCGCGCCGTTGCGGGCTTCGAAAACCCCGGAAAATCCGGATCTTAGCCAGAGTTCCGTAACTGCCCCCGATCGCTGGCTCGCGCCGCCAATCGTTCACGCGGCTACCGGTCGTGCACGCCTTGCAACCGCCACCCCCCGGGCCAAAACAGCCAATGACCGACCCTGCCCGGTTTTGCCCGTATCGATGTTTCAATCCGGTTACATTGCCAAGCTCTCGTCACCTTTGCACCGTTACAAGGCGCGATTAAATTCGTTTAATCGCAAAAAGAAAATCAACGAAGGGGATGATGATGCATGCGAAAGTCCAGATCACCAGCGGCAACCGCTTTCAAGCTCCAGAGCGCGCTGACCGCCGCCCGAAGCTGGCCCTTCGCCAGCGCGCCAGCGACCACCCGATGGGAATGTTCATGGCGCTGGCTGCTTGCGCCTTCGCCGGCATGGCGTTCACGCCGACGGTCGGCCCAGCCTTCGCTTCGTTGAACCCGCCCGCCAACGTCATCGAAGGCGCGCCGACCACGACCACGACCGCCCGCCTGCCTATGCCGGCAATCGATTTCGCCTGCAGGGGGCAGGCCTGGGGCGCCGAGAGCGTGGATTGCCTGCGCGCCATTGCCGAGCAGTCCGGAACGCACAAGATCCGCGCGATCCGCATGATCGCCAACGCCGCGCCGCTGACCAGCACGCCCAACATCTTCTGATTTCTGCCTCTGCGTTTCTGCCGGGGCATGATCCCGAAACCGGTTCCCGTTTGGGGATCATGCCCTACCTCCCCGAGCGCTTCTCGGCGCTCGCTTCGGCTCCCGCCGCGATGTCGGCCGGGAGCCTTTTTTATGCTTTCAACGCGGCCTGCTCGGCAATGGTCGAAAGCACGCTGCGTACATCCAGCGTGCTGAACGGTTTTTCGAGGATCTGTGGCCGCTGCTGCGCCGGCAAGGCTTCGACTTCCGCCTTCGCGCCGATCAGGTCGCCGGTGACGAGCACGAAACGCCGCGCCAGGTCGGGCCGTTCGGCGAGCAGTTCGCGGTAGATCGAAATGCCTGAGATGCCGGGCATGCGCAGATCCGAAAAGACGATATCGGGGGGCATGTGGCCACCCAAGGTGGCGGCGCCCGATTCCCAGAGCGGCGCGATCCGCGACTTGATGCCCATCAGTTCGAGAATATCGGACAGGGAACCGGCGACGTCAGGCTCGTCATCGATGATCAGCGCATGGCGCAGGCCGCTCGATCGCGGCTGGCTTTCGCCGGCGGCGGCGATGCCCGCCGAGATCGCCGGCAACTGGACGACGAAACGCGCGCCTCTCGGCAACACCTCCTCGAACCAGACATTGCCGTTGTGTCGTTCGATGATCGATTTCGAGATCGACAGGCCAATGCCGGTGCCGACGCCGACCGGCTTGGTGGTGAAATAGGATTCGAAAATGCGCGAACGGATGGCTTCGGGAATGCCGGGCCCGTTGTCCTCGACCGAGAAGCCGGGATTGCCCCGATCGCTGCGGAAGCTCCGCACCTTGATCAGGCGGTCGCCGGCGACGCCGGCCAGGGCATGCTGGCTGTTGATGAGGAAATTGGCCGCCACCTGTGTCACGTGGTCGGCATCGGCCATGGCGAGCAGCGGACCCGGCGCGAAATCGGTATCGATGACGATGCCGCTCGATCGCGCGCCGTAGGCGGTCACTTCGAGAGCGGCGCGGATCACCTGGTTGAGATCGGTCTCGGCCTGCGCCGCCGGATGGAGGCGGACCATCGACAGGAAGCTTTTGACGATGCGCCCGCAGCGCTCGGCGGCGGCACGAACCTTTTCGGCCCGGACCTTGGTCTGCGGATCCGAGGCGAATTCATGCAGCAGCGTCGACTGGGCCACGACGACGGCCAGCGGATTGTTGAGTTCGTGCGAGACGCCGGCAAGCAGCGAGCCCATCGCCGCCATCTTCTCGTTCTGGTGCAGCTTCTCGCGCTGCCGGTTGATCTCTTCCTCTGCCCGCAGCCTGTCGCGCAGGTCGCGGATCGAGCCAAAGATCAGGCGGCGGTCGGCGACCCGCATCTCGGTCGCCGTCAGTTCGATCGGAAACACCTCGCCGGCGGCATTCTGCGTCACGGTCTCGAGTCGCTGGCCGACCATCGGGGCGCCGCGGCCGGACATGTAGTCGGCGCCCGAGGCATAGCCCTTGCGGTAATATTCAGGAACGACCGTGTCGAGCAGGTCCTTGCCGAGGATATCGCTGCGCAGGAAGCCGAACATCTTCTCGGCGGCCGGATTGAATTCGATGATCGACCCGGCCTCGTCGATGACGATAATGGCGTCGAGCGAGGCCTGCAGCATGGTGCGGCGGATCACTTCGCTGGCATGGGCGTCCGAGGGGGAGTGTTCGATGGCGTCGCCTATGGCGAGGGCGATGATGTGCAGCGTCGCCTCCTCCTCGTCGGTCCATTCCCGCTCTTC is a window from the Mesorhizobium australicum WSM2073 genome containing:
- a CDS encoding aromatic ring-hydroxylating oxygenase subunit alpha → MNPHLRDVAIPNDWDRRGLPGWSYHSDALLELEKEHVFRNHWQIVGHVCDIPDAGDYLTMDVIGERALIVRGKDGVVRGFNNMCRHRGSRVVADSQGNCKNALVCPFHGWVYNLDGTLRGAARPRSFPDLDKTEFGLMPLDLEIWMGFIFIRFRNGGPQPSVAELLRPIEPEFAHYKAADMVPSWGIWTQKTPVNWKSVRDVDNEGYHVAMAHPALQDLYGATYFDEPFVNGVSRSFATYNPHAGRRWSVKNYVKIAPEPTHLPDHLRKAWVYYGIFPNAVLSVMPESVQFYQEFPLSTGETLLRGAIYRYRDESREQAAARYLSFRIDRDTMSEDVQLSVWSNESMLSEAFGGFYLSDLEYGVRTHHDHLRKQVPVLGLETAPEEKDMWNLNDALRSRA
- a CDS encoding ABC transporter permease produces the protein MKARRFLPGGWLSAYAFLYIVFLYLPVIFLPIFSVNTAATPKFPLTGFTLQWYEDLPRTPALLDAAWNSLIVGVSAAILSTVLGILAARSITRYRYPGRRAINGLIMAPLVLPEVIVAISMLLVMLQLGLSLSLFTVVLGHVLVCIPYSMTVLTSGFEGFDRSLEEASADLGESAFGTFRRVTLPMVAPAIISSLLVCFTISLDEFIIAFFLTGTEATLPIYIWGQLRFASKLPGVLALGTLLLVASFLLMTIAEILRRRAARRTQNEGGLYA
- a CDS encoding flavin monoamine oxidase family protein; this translates as MNDKTERTDVVIVGAGFTGLSAALELKRAGVGLLLLEARDRVGGRVEAMWNGLGERIDSGGQFLCEDMPQLMELAQARGKTFVETYVEGDFITCPSMSVGRAERTYHASMAIRERMNSIEPNDPAIAGLTVAEWLERQDDVGEVKAAFRSMIEGLWCLALERVPLWYLIDNDRRITNEVPELQYSLRETMQSLADDLAEDLGGRVRLGEPVTRIEYGPPGVRVVSSNSVIEAREVLVAVPPATAAKLDFTPALPAALEAALGAWESGAVIKVLVRYPKPFWRERDLSGMVMWRDLPGLFACDASRDPDHAALVVFVGGPLALRWHELGESDLRTQVTTELVEALGPEAADVLDFNRRDWTHDRWSGGAYSDLIVDVSARGAEATILAGAPPVHFASSELAPSFPGYVEGAIVAGRIAARRIIAGVQSAIATNASGS
- a CDS encoding PAS domain S-box protein, which encodes MMGDTASTDMQGFRQGAAMAAVRVVRRLREAGDWQREMDGILETLCHAMECQRGILFRLRELPGQGFAQSVAAYWIDPDFGGELASPTVIMQSIVNSDPLLERLAEDERQGKIFAGHTRDLEGFLRADFEKQNIKSFLSVSVFAHGHLWGTLAVNDCVEEREWTDEEEATLHIIALAIGDAIEHSPSDAHASEVIRRTMLQASLDAIIVIDEAGSIIEFNPAAEKMFGFLRSDILGKDLLDTVVPEYYRKGYASGADYMSGRGAPMVGQRLETVTQNAAGEVFPIELTATEMRVADRRLIFGSIRDLRDRLRAEEEINRQREKLHQNEKMAAMGSLLAGVSHELNNPLAVVVAQSTLLHEFASDPQTKVRAEKVRAAAERCGRIVKSFLSMVRLHPAAQAETDLNQVIRAALEVTAYGARSSGIVIDTDFAPGPLLAMADADHVTQVAANFLINSQHALAGVAGDRLIKVRSFRSDRGNPGFSVEDNGPGIPEAIRSRIFESYFTTKPVGVGTGIGLSISKSIIERHNGNVWFEEVLPRGARFVVQLPAISAGIAAAGESQPRSSGLRHALIIDDEPDVAGSLSDILELMGIKSRIAPLWESGAATLGGHMPPDIVFSDLRMPGISGISIYRELLAERPDLARRFVLVTGDLIGAKAEVEALPAQQRPQILEKPFSTLDVRSVLSTIAEQAALKA
- a CDS encoding ABC transporter permease, whose amino-acid sequence is MTVAAEGSPPLGLTRARRNALLQSEPVQGFALISPTFLYALILLVLPILVVIAHSFWTQHYLTIDRTFTLENYRVALTEPIYRDLLWRSLYISLTVSLFTVVLAYPIAYFISFHGGRHKSLWLFLITIPFWTSYLLRVMSWKVILGYNGVLNSGLMGLGIIDEPSTALLYNSSAVIITLTHAWAAFAILPIFVSLEKVDRTLVEAATDLGDGPFRSFLRVTLPLSAPGIISAALIVMIPTVGDYVTPKLVGGKDGVMIANAIQAQFGKAANWPLGAALSVTTMLIVSLMAGATVLIIRGLQRMAR
- a CDS encoding aminotransferase; this translates as MATVRDLKARETAGPGDDAVGLAKRHLIQPWPYAGSVGSEARALIGEGDGVYITDSTGKRLIDGPAGMWCVNVGHRREELARVMYDQAMALSYNTPWYTMNAPSAELAKRIAGHAPGDLSHVFYTTGGSSAVETALRFMQFYNNVRGRPEKKLILSRGGAYHGSTYLSASLNGRPRDRDWMDGADELVVKLASPDPFRRPKGMSIAAFTDFLVDQFRDTVARVGADRIGAFVGEPIQASGGVIIPPDGYLRRIREICRDKDILYISDEVVTGFGRLGHVFASGDVFGIDPDMITFAKGVTSGYFPLGGVIISERLLEELRRSNHPDAMFGHGLTYTSHPVGCAVALKNLDLLEESVLAHTQAVAPYFQAQLKTLEELPLVGEVRGVGLMGCVECVADRESKDPLQLDKDVGKRIDAHCHELGLLVRPLINMCVMSPPLVITREQIDDMVGILREGISRTMEDLRKEGVWQG
- a CDS encoding ABC transporter ATP-binding protein, which codes for MIEIRNVTRSYGAFKALDDASLTIREGEFFSLLGPSGCGKTTLLRMIAGFDNPTSGSIAVGGQPMEGIPANRRPTNMVFQSYAIFPHLNVEQNVAYGLKRLKLQGDEEKRRVEEALAQVSLTGLGKRLATELSGGQRQRVALARALVMRPKVLLLDEPLSALDKKLREQMQVELRRLQQAVGITFVLVTHDQYEALAMSDRIAVMFGGKIAQVASPKEIYQRPVNRQVADFLGGMNFVKAEIVEENGASLIVDTLGFGRIKTDKPKAFVRNGGGATLGIRPERLRVLWDNATAKFEVAGKVVERHYFGEITHLIVEIPGLEKPLSVTETNDFGADDIPVGTSIRLAYDPEALVAMAD